A single genomic interval of Anaerobacillus sp. CMMVII harbors:
- a CDS encoding cytochrome c, whose protein sequence is MKKTVILIFCSIFLVACQSEAAIQRENETITLFNKNCAGCHGLELNGTGLASGIRGLKKKDILNSIHNGEINMPANILTGENAERVATWVAKQK, encoded by the coding sequence ATGAAAAAAACTGTTATTTTAATTTTTTGCAGTATCTTCTTAGTGGCTTGTCAAAGTGAAGCTGCTATTCAAAGAGAAAATGAGACAATTACACTGTTTAACAAGAATTGCGCGGGGTGTCATGGTCTGGAGTTAAATGGAACAGGATTAGCTTCTGGGATACGTGGTTTAAAGAAAAAAGACATTTTAAATAGTATTCATAACGGAGAAATAAATATGCCTGCCAACATACTTACTGGCGAAAATGCAGAAAGAGTAGCAACCTGGGTTGCAAAACAAAAATAG
- a CDS encoding transglycosylase domain-containing protein: protein MDNKRSSKRVTLHSFNNFIKKIKLLKCFRITYQVVWNLVLIFFIIFTSVALFVSAAGAGYFASLVKDEPIRSKEEMIKDIYDYEEVSEIYFRDGQLLGEVRSDIQRREIKLDEVSEHLINAVIATEDEYFFEHNGIVPKAIMRATFQEFTNSSVQTGGSTLTQQLIKNQILTNEVSFERKAKEILLAMRLENFFDKEEILEAYLNIVPFGRNANGWNIAGVQSAAQGIFGVDAKDLNLPQSAYIAGLPQSPFGYTPFIRRDSKPTIKNDITPGLNRMKTVLTRMRDKGYITESEYKKALKYDILANLAEPTPESKEEYPYLTAEIINHRAVKIIADHLLEKDGIVLSEIEDSEERKSLQARYTALAGRDLKRNGYKIYTTIDKDIYDAHQVVAKNDALFPNTRNHANQKVEVGAVLIENKTGAIISFVGGRYLNEGEEFNRATQANRQNGSTMKPILAYAPAIELGLVQPGHIIPDTKYHYLAPPQQEVSNFDKDWAGLITVRESMVRSRNVPAVKSYNLVPREVSREKLHAMGIFEEPTEGASIGGNAGLTVEQNTAAYATFANSGNYIQSYMIEKVETKDGEVIYQHEAEPVEVFSAQTSYLITDMLRDVLKGGGTAAALPGMLKFNSDVAGKTGTTNGTRDSWFVGYNPNFTLGVWIGYDTEASLPTRFDGRGIGYFSQRIWAHLANSAFDVNPEFIAPKDPFKMPSGIVRQSFCGISGLLASDLCREAGFVRTDLFNAKFVPTKVDDSLERVKYVIVKGEPFIALDQTPSEFVRNGVSIKEEILEDEKVAEKLLEKFKDLIPSKEVENNGKTPSALTNVAISGNKLSWTEHNDNDIVGYRIYRAPNGSETFTTLRSVRSDEQFVFNVDKNPFAYYITAVDAAGRESKPSNIVTTGGWVKEIPKEEEKPDPKDNEEPKPPKIPKPPKPSNGDDDESGND, encoded by the coding sequence ATGGATAATAAGCGCTCTAGCAAACGAGTAACATTACATTCATTTAATAATTTTATAAAAAAAATAAAGTTACTTAAATGCTTTAGAATCACATATCAAGTTGTTTGGAATTTAGTCCTTATCTTCTTTATTATTTTTACTTCAGTTGCTTTATTTGTAAGTGCAGCTGGTGCTGGCTATTTTGCCTCATTGGTGAAAGACGAACCTATTAGAAGTAAAGAGGAAATGATAAAAGATATTTATGACTATGAAGAGGTTTCTGAAATATATTTTCGAGATGGTCAATTACTTGGAGAGGTTCGTTCTGATATACAACGTAGAGAGATTAAATTAGACGAAGTATCAGAGCACTTAATTAATGCAGTTATTGCCACAGAAGACGAATATTTCTTTGAACACAACGGTATTGTTCCTAAAGCGATCATGCGAGCAACTTTTCAGGAATTTACCAACTCATCCGTTCAAACAGGTGGTAGTACTTTAACTCAACAATTAATCAAAAATCAAATACTAACAAACGAGGTTTCTTTTGAACGTAAAGCAAAAGAAATTTTACTGGCTATGCGTCTTGAAAATTTCTTTGACAAAGAAGAAATTTTAGAAGCTTACTTAAACATTGTTCCTTTTGGCAGAAATGCAAATGGTTGGAACATTGCGGGGGTTCAATCAGCAGCACAAGGAATTTTTGGGGTAGATGCAAAAGATTTAAATCTTCCACAAAGTGCCTACATTGCTGGTCTACCACAAAGTCCATTTGGGTACACACCTTTCATTCGCAGAGATAGTAAGCCTACAATAAAAAATGATATAACCCCAGGCTTAAATCGAATGAAAACAGTTCTTACTAGAATGAGGGACAAAGGCTATATTACTGAGTCTGAATACAAAAAGGCATTAAAATATGACATCCTTGCAAATTTGGCCGAGCCAACTCCTGAAAGTAAAGAGGAATATCCTTATTTAACTGCTGAAATTATTAACCATCGTGCGGTAAAAATAATAGCCGATCATTTATTAGAGAAAGATGGTATTGTGCTTAGTGAGATTGAAGATAGTGAAGAAAGAAAGTCTCTACAAGCTCGTTACACGGCTTTAGCCGGCCGCGATTTAAAACGTAATGGTTATAAAATTTATACAACAATCGATAAAGATATTTATGACGCTCATCAAGTAGTTGCGAAAAATGACGCACTTTTTCCAAATACAAGAAACCATGCAAACCAAAAGGTTGAAGTCGGAGCCGTTTTAATTGAAAACAAGACAGGAGCTATCATCAGTTTTGTTGGTGGCAGATATTTGAACGAAGGCGAAGAATTTAATAGAGCTACTCAAGCAAATAGACAAAACGGGTCAACGATGAAACCAATCCTTGCTTACGCTCCAGCAATAGAATTAGGACTTGTTCAGCCTGGGCATATTATTCCTGACACGAAATACCATTACTTAGCACCACCACAACAAGAAGTATCTAACTTTGATAAAGACTGGGCTGGGTTAATTACTGTAAGAGAATCAATGGTCCGTTCAAGGAATGTCCCGGCTGTAAAGAGTTATAATTTGGTACCAAGAGAAGTATCTCGAGAAAAACTTCATGCCATGGGCATTTTTGAAGAACCAACTGAAGGGGCTTCTATCGGTGGAAACGCTGGTCTTACTGTCGAGCAAAATACAGCTGCATATGCAACATTTGCTAATAGTGGGAATTACATTCAGTCGTATATGATTGAAAAAGTAGAAACAAAAGATGGCGAAGTTATTTACCAACACGAAGCTGAACCTGTAGAAGTCTTTTCTGCACAGACATCTTATTTAATTACTGATATGCTTCGCGATGTATTAAAGGGCGGAGGAACAGCAGCTGCTCTACCTGGTATGCTTAAGTTTAATTCAGACGTTGCTGGAAAAACTGGTACAACCAATGGGACAAGAGATTCATGGTTTGTCGGATATAATCCAAACTTTACTCTTGGAGTCTGGATTGGTTATGATACCGAGGCTTCCCTGCCAACTAGATTCGATGGTAGAGGTATCGGATATTTTTCACAACGCATCTGGGCACATCTTGCAAATAGTGCTTTTGACGTTAATCCTGAATTTATTGCTCCAAAAGATCCGTTTAAAATGCCTAGTGGAATTGTACGTCAATCTTTCTGTGGAATATCTGGACTTTTAGCTTCTGATCTTTGCCGTGAAGCAGGATTTGTTCGAACTGATTTATTTAATGCTAAATTTGTACCAACGAAAGTTGATGATAGCTTAGAACGAGTGAAATATGTAATCGTGAAAGGCGAACCGTTTATTGCACTAGATCAAACACCATCAGAATTTGTAAGAAATGGTGTGTCAATCAAAGAAGAAATACTAGAGGATGAAAAGGTTGCAGAAAAATTACTAGAAAAGTTTAAAGATTTAATTCCTAGCAAAGAAGTTGAAAATAATGGGAAAACACCTAGTGCTCTAACCAATGTTGCAATTAGTGGCAATAAGCTCTCATGGACAGAACATAATGACAACGATATCGTAGGTTATCGTATCTACCGTGCACCTAATGGTAGTGAAACATTTACTACGTTAAGAAGCGTTAGGTCAGATGAGCAATTTGTTTTTAATGTAGATAAAAACCCATTCGCTTACTATATTACTGCTGTTGATGCCGCTGGAAGAGAGTCGAAGCCTTCAAATATTGTGACAACTGGAGGATGGGTAAAAGAGATTCCAAAGGAAGAAGAGAAACCTGATCCAAAGGATAACGAAGAACCAAAACCACCGAAAATACCAAAGCCACCGAAACCTAGCAATGGTGATGATGATGAGAGTGGCAACGATTAA